From the Meleagris gallopavo isolate NT-WF06-2002-E0010 breed Aviagen turkey brand Nicholas breeding stock chromosome 22 unlocalized genomic scaffold, Turkey_5.1 Chr22_random_7180001957297, whole genome shotgun sequence genome, one window contains:
- the LOC104915540 gene encoding olfactory receptor 14A16-like: EFLLLALADTRQLQLLHFWLLLGIYLAALLGNGLISTAVACHHHLHSPMYFFLLNLALLDLGCISTTLPKAMANALWDTRDISYAGCAAQVFFFLFFISAEYCILTIMSYDRYVAICKPLHYGTLMDSRACAAMAAAAWGTGVLYSLLHTANTFSLPLCQGNAVDQFFCEIPQLLKLSCSKSYLREVGLIVLSILILFGCFVFIVVSYVQIFRAVLRMPSEQGRHKAFSTCLPHLAVLSLFLSTGMVAYLKLPSISSPLLDLVVAFLYSVLPPAVNPLIYSMRNQELKDALWKLMTRCVSKAMNFHLYIQRR; this comes from the coding sequence cgagttcctcctgctggcgttggcagacacgcggcagctgcagctcctgcacttctggctcttgctgggcatctacctggctgccctcctgggcaacggcctcatcagcacagccgtagcctgccaccaccacctgcacagccccatgtacttcttcctgctcaacctcgccctcctcgacctgggctgcatctccaccactctccccaaagccatggccaatgccctctgggacaccagggacatctcctatgctggatgtgctgctcaggtctttttcttcctcttcttcatctcagcagagtattgcattctcaccatcatgtcctatgaccgctacgttgccatctgcaagcccctgcactacgggaccttgatggacagcagagcttgtgccgccatggcagcagctgcctggggcactggggttctttattccctgctgcacactgccaacacattttcactgcctctctgccaaggcaatgctgtggatcagttcttctgtgaaatcccccaACTCCTCAAGCTCTCCTGTTCAAAATCCTACCTCAGGGAAGTTGGGCTTATTGTGCTAAGTATTCTAATCTTATTTGGATGCTTTgtattcattgttgtgtcctatgtgcagatcttcagggccgtgctgaggatgccctctgagcagggacggcacaaagccttctctacgtgcctccctcacctggctgtgctctccctgtttctcagcactggcaTGGTTGCCTACCTGAAGCTGccctccatctcctccccacTCCTGGACCTGGTGGTGGCATTTCTGTACTCAGTGTTGCCTCCCGCAGTGAATCCcctcatctacagcatgaggaaccaggagctcaAAGATGCTCTGTGGAAACTGATGACCAGATGTGTTTCAAAAGCAATGAACTTCCATCTTTATATACAAAGGCGTG